The following proteins come from a genomic window of Heyndrickxia acidicola:
- a CDS encoding ABC transporter ATP-binding protein — translation MTKLLQQKPLLQLRNIKKYYPIKGGILQRVQGHVKAVENVTVDVYEGETLGVVGESGCGKSTFGRTVLGLESLTEGSINFKGQEIGGLPHRKLKALKKEMQMIFQDPFASLNPKQCIGQAIEEAFIIHTNLPHNERKEIVIQLLQEVGLKPEHYDRYPHEFSGGQRQRIGIARAIALNPSLVVCDEAVSALDVSVQAQVIKLLKDIQNKHNLTYMFISHDLGVVRHISDRVLVMYLGNTVELAPVEQLFDNPLHPYTKALLSAIPRPVPGAKRERIRLQGEMPNPANPPKGCAFHTRCPIATDRCKEARPEWREVENNHFVACHEV, via the coding sequence ATGACGAAGTTGCTGCAGCAAAAGCCTCTGCTCCAACTGCGTAATATAAAAAAGTACTATCCTATTAAGGGCGGTATTTTGCAGCGGGTTCAAGGGCATGTCAAAGCGGTGGAAAATGTCACTGTCGATGTGTACGAAGGTGAGACTCTTGGTGTTGTTGGGGAATCCGGTTGTGGAAAGTCTACCTTCGGAAGAACCGTTCTCGGACTTGAATCTTTGACAGAGGGCTCCATTAATTTTAAAGGCCAGGAAATTGGCGGCTTGCCACACCGAAAGCTAAAAGCGTTGAAAAAGGAAATGCAGATGATTTTTCAGGATCCCTTTGCCTCGCTAAATCCGAAGCAATGCATTGGGCAAGCCATTGAAGAAGCATTTATTATTCATACAAACCTGCCGCACAATGAGCGTAAAGAAATAGTCATTCAACTGTTACAAGAGGTAGGATTAAAACCGGAACATTATGACCGCTATCCCCATGAATTTAGCGGCGGGCAAAGGCAGCGGATCGGAATTGCCAGGGCGATTGCCCTGAATCCTTCCCTAGTCGTTTGTGATGAAGCAGTATCTGCATTGGATGTCTCTGTTCAGGCTCAAGTAATTAAACTTTTAAAAGATATCCAAAACAAGCATAACTTAACTTATATGTTTATTTCCCATGATCTTGGTGTCGTACGCCATATCAGTGATCGGGTCCTGGTTATGTATCTGGGAAACACCGTTGAACTGGCACCAGTGGAGCAGTTATTTGATAATCCATTGCATCCATATACAAAAGCGTTATTGTCTGCAATCCCTCGTCCTGTACCAGGTGCTAAAAGGGAAAGAATCAGATTGCAAGGTGAAATGCCAAACCCGGCAAATCCGCCAAAGGGCTGCGCCTTCCATACAAGATGCCCAATTGCAACAGACCGGTGCAAAGAGGCACGCCCTGAATGGCGTGAAGTTGAGAACAACCATTTTGTAGCCTGTCATGAAGTTTAA
- a CDS encoding ABC transporter ATP-binding protein codes for MAQKLLQVENLVTKFKTADGKLSAVRGVSFSVDRKETLCIVGESGCGKSITSLTIMGLLPSNGEIAEGSINFEGTELTNLKKEELRKLRGNKMAMIFQEPMTALNPVFTVGYQLRESLMIHKGLSKSEANKEGIELLKQVGIPYPEKRMKQYPHELSGGMRQRVMIAIALACKPSLLIADEPTTALDVTIQAQILDLIKELKDQLGMGVILVTHDMGVVAEVADRVMVMYAGEKVEEADVETIFNNPQHPYTRGLLKSVPNVDDKEHNLEPIPGTLPNMNEQINGCRFHPRCEFATDKCRSQEPKTFDLNNGHLVKCWLQEVAQDDEVAAAKASAPTA; via the coding sequence ATGGCACAAAAATTATTGCAGGTAGAAAACCTCGTTACAAAATTTAAGACGGCTGATGGGAAACTTTCAGCCGTCCGCGGGGTTTCCTTTTCAGTAGATCGGAAGGAAACATTATGTATTGTCGGTGAGTCAGGCTGCGGCAAAAGTATTACGTCGCTCACCATTATGGGACTTCTTCCAAGCAATGGTGAAATTGCCGAAGGCAGTATTAATTTTGAAGGAACCGAGCTGACTAACCTTAAAAAAGAAGAACTTAGAAAACTGCGCGGAAATAAAATGGCGATGATTTTTCAGGAGCCAATGACGGCTTTGAACCCTGTTTTTACTGTGGGGTACCAGCTTCGTGAATCGCTTATGATTCATAAAGGCCTATCGAAGAGTGAAGCCAACAAAGAGGGAATTGAGTTATTAAAACAGGTTGGAATCCCATATCCGGAAAAAAGAATGAAACAATATCCCCATGAACTTAGCGGCGGGATGCGGCAAAGGGTGATGATTGCCATTGCCCTGGCCTGCAAACCTTCACTTTTAATTGCCGATGAGCCAACAACAGCTTTAGATGTAACGATTCAAGCACAAATATTAGATCTCATAAAAGAATTAAAAGACCAGCTTGGTATGGGGGTTATTCTGGTTACACATGACATGGGTGTCGTAGCAGAGGTAGCGGATCGTGTTATGGTTATGTATGCGGGTGAAAAGGTCGAAGAAGCGGATGTTGAAACCATTTTTAACAACCCGCAGCACCCATATACAAGAGGGCTGCTTAAATCGGTACCTAACGTGGATGACAAAGAACATAATCTTGAACCTATTCCGGGTACATTACCCAATATGAATGAACAAATTAATGGCTGCCGCTTCCATCCGCGTTGTGAATTTGCAACCGACAAATGCCGGAGCCAAGAACCGAAGACGTTTGATTTAAACAATGGACATCTAGTAAAATGCTGGCTTCAGGAGGTGGCACAAGATGACGAAGTTGCTGCAGCAAAAGCCTCTGCTCCAACTGCGTAA
- a CDS encoding glutathione ABC transporter substrate-binding protein: protein MRNKWLLGTLSAITISSMALAGCSSSTSSSASGNTNSASTVPQEITYATTTDAVGLSPIQTNDNASAHVIDQVYETLFKRNPQTMAIEPDLAVSYTNPDPLTWIIKLRKGVKFQDGTPFNADAVKYDFDKFRDPKTAAPRASLLASIDTVTVQDPYTVVIKTKKPYGALLAALSHDNASIVSPKADKAGNLNKQPVGTGPFKFVEWVPGDHITLAANKDYWGGTPKLQKVTFKVVPDVNTEVSMLQSGQVQFIDNLAAETLPRLQSMSNVSITKKDGTPMYYFGFNMDKAPMNNLKFRQAAAYAIDRSAYVKQLGGLGIQSNSIIGPKVFGYDPSAEKEGYNFDPAKAKQLLKESGYNGAPLKMLVANTPGYVKMAQIVQAQLKQVGINAQISLLEWGTFLDVSKKGDFDLTFLAWTNSTADGSELLYPNLDSKNINASNVVRYNNPAFDKLVEASRETVDQNQRKTLLDEANKMAINDAPMIVMNHAMVSAAVDKSVKGFKLDPTGQWFLNNVTRE, encoded by the coding sequence ATGAGAAATAAATGGCTTCTTGGTACTTTGTCAGCAATTACTATTTCGTCAATGGCTCTAGCAGGATGCAGCAGCAGTACTTCATCAAGTGCAAGTGGAAATACCAATTCTGCAAGCACTGTCCCGCAAGAAATTACCTATGCTACGACAACTGATGCGGTGGGACTTTCTCCTATCCAAACCAATGATAATGCTTCCGCACATGTCATAGACCAGGTTTATGAAACATTATTTAAACGCAACCCGCAAACAATGGCAATTGAACCGGATTTAGCTGTATCTTATACAAATCCGGACCCATTAACATGGATAATCAAGCTTAGAAAAGGAGTTAAATTCCAGGATGGGACTCCATTTAACGCTGACGCTGTAAAATACGATTTTGATAAATTCAGAGATCCAAAGACGGCTGCACCTCGTGCATCACTATTGGCTTCAATTGATACCGTTACCGTACAGGATCCTTATACGGTGGTCATTAAAACAAAAAAACCTTACGGTGCCCTATTAGCCGCATTGTCCCATGATAATGCTTCCATTGTAAGCCCAAAAGCAGATAAAGCAGGAAATTTAAACAAACAACCGGTAGGAACAGGACCATTTAAATTTGTTGAATGGGTACCAGGAGATCACATCACCTTAGCAGCCAATAAAGACTATTGGGGAGGTACTCCAAAACTGCAAAAAGTAACGTTTAAAGTAGTTCCGGATGTTAATACGGAAGTATCTATGCTTCAAAGTGGACAAGTACAATTCATTGATAATCTAGCAGCAGAAACTCTTCCAAGGCTCCAATCAATGAGCAATGTAAGCATTACTAAAAAAGACGGAACACCTATGTATTACTTTGGTTTTAATATGGATAAGGCCCCAATGAATAATTTAAAATTCCGCCAGGCCGCTGCCTATGCAATCGATCGTTCTGCTTATGTTAAACAACTTGGTGGCCTTGGAATCCAATCCAATAGTATAATCGGTCCAAAAGTATTCGGTTATGATCCATCTGCTGAAAAAGAAGGATATAACTTCGATCCGGCAAAGGCAAAACAATTGCTTAAAGAAAGCGGCTATAACGGCGCTCCGCTAAAAATGCTGGTTGCAAACACACCTGGATATGTAAAAATGGCACAAATTGTTCAGGCTCAGTTAAAACAGGTTGGTATTAATGCCCAAATTTCACTTCTTGAATGGGGAACCTTCCTGGATGTAAGCAAAAAGGGCGATTTTGATTTGACTTTCCTTGCTTGGACAAACAGCACTGCAGACGGAAGTGAGCTTCTGTATCCAAACCTTGACTCTAAAAATATTAATGCAAGCAATGTAGTTCGTTACAATAATCCGGCATTTGATAAGCTGGTAGAAGCATCCCGCGAAACAGTTGACCAAAATCAGCGCAAGACACTATTGGATGAAGCAAATAAAATGGCGATTAACGATGCACCGATGATTGTTATGAACCACGCAATGGTATCAGCTGCAGTTGATAAATCTGTAAAAGGCTTTAAACTCGATCCTACAGGTCAATGGTTCTTAAATAACGTTACTAGAGAGTAG
- a CDS encoding ABC transporter permease — translation MSVETTTAGAVQPTVSSKQKKKNNGFISVLKRLVSHRLAVIGLIIVIAQALMAIFAPLLTHYDPTHQDLANALLPAGSHGHWLGTDNYGRDEWGRIVFGARISLVVGIVSVVFGLIGGITLGLLSGYYKKLDGIIMRIVDLMFAFPGILLAMLIIAILGTSLMNVIIAISIWSVPSCARIVRGSVLSVKKQEYVMAMKSLGASDARIITKHILPNCMAPIIVDATMRMSTAILSTASLSFLGLGAQPPTPEWGAMISEGQAYMWQAPHLTVIPGIAIMLVVFGFNVLGDGLRDALDPSMKINN, via the coding sequence ATGTCTGTAGAAACAACGACAGCAGGTGCTGTACAACCAACCGTCAGCAGTAAACAAAAAAAGAAAAATAATGGTTTCATATCTGTCTTGAAACGTTTAGTATCACATCGGCTTGCCGTTATCGGTCTTATAATTGTTATTGCGCAGGCATTGATGGCCATTTTCGCCCCATTGTTAACCCATTATGACCCAACACATCAAGATCTTGCGAATGCCCTGCTTCCGGCCGGTTCCCATGGTCACTGGCTTGGAACGGATAATTACGGGAGAGATGAGTGGGGCCGAATTGTTTTTGGGGCAAGGATCTCATTGGTTGTCGGGATTGTCTCCGTTGTCTTTGGTTTAATTGGCGGCATCACTTTAGGTTTACTCTCCGGTTATTATAAGAAACTTGACGGAATTATTATGAGAATAGTAGATTTAATGTTTGCTTTTCCCGGAATTCTGCTGGCCATGTTAATCATTGCGATTTTAGGGACAAGCTTAATGAATGTTATTATCGCAATTAGTATTTGGTCTGTTCCTTCTTGTGCAAGAATCGTAAGGGGAAGCGTATTATCCGTAAAAAAACAAGAGTACGTAATGGCGATGAAATCCCTTGGCGCCAGTGACGCCCGAATTATTACCAAACATATTTTACCGAATTGCATGGCGCCTATAATTGTTGATGCAACAATGAGAATGTCAACGGCCATTCTCTCAACAGCGTCGCTCAGCTTCCTAGGGCTGGGGGCCCAGCCTCCAACGCCAGAGTGGGGAGCGATGATCTCTGAAGGACAAGCATACATGTGGCAAGCCCCTCACTTGACAGTGATTCCAGGTATCGCCATCATGCTGGTTGTTTTTGGTTTCAATGTTTTGGGAGATGGATTGCGTGATGCTCTTGATCCTAGCATGAAGATTAATAATTAA
- a CDS encoding ABC transporter permease, whose protein sequence is MFGLIIRRLFQLVLLLLGISFLVFMSMHLAPGDPAAIIGGPTATKSDLEAIRASLGLNDPILVQYWHYLVGLLHGNLGYSFQTKQSVASAIAIRFPNTLSLAVASIIVAVIIGVGAGIISAIKQNSWFDFSSTVVSLAGISIPSFWLGTLLILLFAVTLKWLPVGGLDSPFGSIDWFKQITLPAITLGTGSAAMIARMSRSTMLEVIRADYVRTARAKGVKEKAVIGIHALRNAMIPVITVIGLNFGALLGGTIITEQVFAVNGVGRLMINAISSRDFPMVQGSVLLVATIFVVVNLVVDIIYTFVDPRISYD, encoded by the coding sequence TTGTTTGGTTTAATTATCAGGCGTTTATTTCAGCTAGTGTTATTGCTCTTGGGAATTTCATTCTTAGTATTTATGAGTATGCATCTTGCCCCAGGCGACCCTGCTGCTATTATTGGAGGGCCTACCGCAACTAAATCGGATTTGGAGGCTATTCGGGCAAGTTTGGGTTTGAATGATCCTATACTTGTTCAATATTGGCATTATCTTGTTGGACTGCTTCATGGAAATTTAGGGTATTCCTTTCAAACAAAACAGTCTGTAGCGTCAGCTATTGCAATCCGTTTTCCGAATACTCTGAGTTTGGCAGTTGCCAGTATAATCGTTGCAGTTATTATCGGAGTAGGTGCAGGCATTATTTCTGCTATCAAACAAAATTCATGGTTTGACTTTTCAAGTACTGTCGTTTCTTTAGCAGGGATATCTATTCCAAGCTTCTGGCTTGGCACCCTTTTAATTCTATTGTTTGCTGTAACTCTAAAATGGCTTCCTGTTGGAGGGCTTGATTCTCCATTTGGGTCCATTGATTGGTTTAAACAAATAACACTCCCGGCCATTACATTGGGAACCGGCTCTGCAGCGATGATTGCAAGGATGAGCAGATCAACAATGCTCGAGGTTATTCGGGCAGATTATGTTCGCACTGCCCGTGCCAAAGGTGTAAAAGAAAAAGCGGTTATCGGCATTCATGCTCTCAGAAACGCCATGATCCCTGTTATTACTGTTATTGGTTTAAATTTTGGCGCCCTGTTAGGCGGAACGATTATAACTGAACAGGTATTTGCTGTAAATGGTGTTGGCAGATTAATGATTAATGCCATTTCATCAAGGGACTTTCCGATGGTTCAAGGATCCGTTCTTTTAGTTGCCACTATATTTGTAGTTGTTAACTTGGTTGTCGATATCATTTATACATTCGTTGATCCTAGAATCAGTTACGATTAA
- a CDS encoding gamma-glutamyltransferase family protein, which produces MSFNYLNNPYASKRMATISRKGMVATGQPLAAQAGLDILKKGGNAIDAAIATAACLTVVEPTANGIGGDAFALVWTKGELHGLNASGPAPKGISIEAVKERGFEEMPKHGLIPVTVPGAPSAWAALSKRFGRLPLSEVLKPAIDYAENGYPLSPILGKYWGYAYKIFKRKFTGDEYKGWFDTFAPQGRAPEIGEMWSSKNHASTLRSIGETNSESFYRGELAEKIGSYSKQYNGFLSADDLAEYAPEWVQPISVNYRGYDVWEIPPNGQGLVALLALNTLKGFEFNQKESVETYHRQIEAMKLAFADGKKYITDPREMSASVEGLLSEEFASTRSRFIGEEAILPEPGTPPKGGTVYLATADEEGNMVSYIQSNYMGFGSCIVVPGTGIALQNRGADFSLDSTHENSLKPGKKTYHTIIPGFLTKGGEAVGPFGVMGGYMQPQGHLQVVMNTIDFHLNPQAALDAPRWQWIEGKKVLVEHSFPQHIAQALASKGHDIEVALDSGGFGRGQIIWRNPITGVLMGGTEQRTDGAVAAW; this is translated from the coding sequence ATGTCATTTAATTACTTAAATAATCCTTACGCTTCAAAACGAATGGCAACTATTTCAAGAAAAGGGATGGTAGCAACGGGACAGCCACTTGCAGCACAAGCAGGTCTCGATATTTTAAAGAAAGGTGGAAATGCGATCGACGCTGCAATAGCAACGGCTGCCTGCTTAACAGTTGTTGAGCCAACTGCCAATGGTATTGGCGGAGATGCATTTGCGCTTGTTTGGACAAAAGGAGAGCTTCACGGTTTAAATGCGAGCGGTCCAGCCCCAAAGGGTATATCCATTGAAGCAGTCAAAGAAAGAGGCTTCGAGGAAATGCCAAAACATGGACTTATTCCAGTAACAGTTCCCGGCGCTCCATCCGCTTGGGCTGCATTGTCAAAACGTTTCGGCAGGCTGCCGCTTTCAGAAGTGCTGAAACCGGCAATTGATTATGCTGAAAATGGTTACCCACTCTCTCCGATATTAGGGAAATATTGGGGATATGCCTATAAGATATTTAAAAGGAAATTTACAGGTGATGAATATAAAGGCTGGTTTGATACATTTGCTCCACAAGGGCGGGCACCTGAAATCGGTGAAATGTGGAGCTCAAAAAATCATGCCAGCACGCTTCGCTCGATTGGTGAAACAAATTCAGAAAGCTTTTACCGTGGAGAATTAGCCGAAAAAATCGGTAGCTACTCCAAACAGTATAATGGATTTTTGTCTGCAGATGACTTAGCTGAATATGCTCCTGAATGGGTCCAGCCTATTTCCGTTAATTATCGAGGTTATGATGTTTGGGAAATTCCGCCAAACGGTCAAGGGCTCGTGGCATTATTGGCCCTTAATACATTAAAAGGATTTGAATTCAATCAAAAAGAATCCGTTGAAACCTATCATAGACAAATTGAAGCTATGAAACTCGCATTTGCTGATGGCAAAAAATATATTACCGATCCGAGGGAAATGTCAGCTTCTGTTGAGGGTCTACTTTCTGAGGAATTTGCAAGTACACGCAGCCGCTTCATAGGAGAGGAAGCTATTCTTCCTGAACCAGGAACACCTCCAAAAGGGGGAACTGTTTACTTGGCAACGGCTGATGAAGAAGGCAATATGGTTTCTTATATTCAAAGCAACTATATGGGATTTGGGTCATGTATCGTAGTTCCCGGTACAGGAATTGCCTTGCAAAATCGCGGTGCTGACTTCTCATTAGATTCAACTCATGAAAATTCACTCAAGCCGGGCAAAAAGACATACCACACCATTATACCAGGCTTTTTAACCAAAGGTGGTGAGGCAGTCGGGCCATTTGGAGTGATGGGCGGATATATGCAGCCCCAAGGACATTTACAGGTTGTTATGAATACGATTGATTTCCATTTAAATCCACAAGCAGCATTAGACGCTCCAAGGTGGCAGTGGATTGAGGGCAAAAAAGTCCTGGTTGAGCATAGTTTTCCACAGCATATTGCCCAGGCGCTTGCATCAAAAGGCCATGACATTGAAGTCGCACTAGACTCAGGGGGTTTTGGACGCGGCCAGATCATTTGGCGTAATCCGATAACAGGCGTTCTCATGGGTGGAACGGAACAACGAACAGATGGGGCTGTTGCAGCATGGTAG
- a CDS encoding Lrp/AsnC family transcriptional regulator has translation MDYNLDEWDKGIIQCLSKDGRISFTEIASTLNVTEKTIRLRYKNLVDNGIISVVGVVNPVSIGIKAGAILQLKVIPQGMDQAIEALKSFREIRFITMTSGPYPLLAQIAVPGQDDITQLIHRINKLPFITEINTIIQHEVYKTSYDYF, from the coding sequence TTGGATTATAATCTGGATGAATGGGACAAAGGCATTATTCAATGTCTTTCTAAGGATGGAAGAATTTCATTTACGGAAATTGCTTCAACCTTAAATGTCACCGAAAAAACAATACGGCTGCGTTATAAAAACCTTGTGGATAATGGGATTATTAGCGTTGTTGGAGTGGTAAATCCGGTTTCAATCGGTATAAAGGCTGGGGCCATCCTCCAATTAAAGGTAATTCCTCAAGGGATGGATCAGGCAATTGAGGCATTAAAATCCTTTCGGGAGATTCGTTTTATCACAATGACTTCCGGACCATATCCCCTGCTCGCTCAAATTGCGGTTCCCGGACAAGATGATATTACCCAGCTTATTCACAGAATTAATAAACTCCCATTTATCACTGAAATTAATACTATTATTCAGCACGAGGTTTATAAAACCTCATACGATTACTTTTAG
- a CDS encoding DJ-1/PfpI family protein, which translates to MSKKALLIIPPERFNEDELFQPKAELESNGIDVTIASTKTGEIIGDYEGKATAEVIFSDVFASDYDVVSVIGGSGTNDHLWENQELQDYLKRAYTNKVLVTGICAGAVTVAKTGLLTGREATCYPVDVQKDQLKANKVTYVEKHVVAHDDIITGDGPDGAKEFGEALVKALS; encoded by the coding sequence ATGAGTAAAAAAGCACTTTTAATTATACCACCAGAACGTTTCAATGAAGACGAATTATTTCAACCAAAAGCGGAATTGGAAAGCAACGGAATTGATGTGACAATTGCAAGTACAAAAACAGGTGAAATCATTGGGGATTATGAAGGTAAAGCAACTGCTGAGGTCATTTTCTCAGACGTTTTTGCTTCTGACTATGATGTTGTATCTGTTATTGGTGGATCTGGTACGAACGATCATCTATGGGAAAATCAAGAATTACAAGACTACTTGAAACGAGCGTATACTAATAAAGTTCTTGTAACAGGAATTTGTGCAGGTGCGGTTACAGTAGCTAAAACGGGTTTACTTACTGGAAGAGAAGCAACTTGCTATCCAGTAGATGTACAAAAAGACCAATTAAAAGCGAATAAAGTAACATATGTTGAAAAACATGTTGTTGCTCATGATGATATTATCACTGGTGATGGTCCAGATGGCGCTAAAGAATTTGGAGAAGCTTTAGTAAAAGCATTAAGCTAA
- a CDS encoding winged helix-turn-helix transcriptional regulator yields MPDTFRDEVKEKIINGDYNCEKELTLSIISGKWKIVILWHLGVEGPHRFSDLQRLFPKISHKILTNQLRELMEDGIVHREVYPEVPPKVEYSMTELGMTLLPIVEMMYVWGKNRIAEIIKEMDISELNN; encoded by the coding sequence ATGCCAGATACATTTAGAGATGAAGTTAAAGAAAAGATCATAAATGGTGATTATAATTGTGAAAAAGAACTTACCTTATCAATTATAAGTGGTAAATGGAAAATTGTTATTTTATGGCATTTAGGGGTAGAAGGACCACATCGATTCAGTGATCTCCAAAGGCTTTTTCCAAAAATATCTCATAAAATATTAACGAATCAATTAAGAGAACTGATGGAAGATGGAATCGTTCATCGCGAGGTTTATCCAGAAGTTCCACCGAAAGTGGAATATTCCATGACTGAATTGGGGATGACTTTGCTTCCTATCGTTGAAATGATGTATGTATGGGGAAAAAATCGGATAGCAGAAATCATAAAAGAAATGGATATTTCGGAATTAAACAATTAA
- a CDS encoding zinc-binding alcohol dehydrogenase family protein produces the protein MNTMKAVGLTRYLPIDNPQSLVDVVVEKPKATGRDILVKVAAISVNPVDTKVRAPKERVEEVPKILGWDVAGVVEETGPDCSLFRPGDEVFYAGSIARQGGNSEYHLVDERIVGRKPVSLSFVEAAALPLTSITAWEALFTRMSISQDPGPNKGKALLIIGAAGGVGSIATQLAKQAGLTVIGTASRSETVSWVKSMGADYTINHHDPLLPQLEAIGFTNVPYIFCLNALEKHWAGISEAISPQGVVCAIDDPTSPLDLKLLKQKSVTFVWEFMFTRPVYETDDMIEQHLLLNRIADAVDHQKLKTTLAEVLGPISAENVRQAHKFLESNRTIGKIVLEGFV, from the coding sequence ATGAATACAATGAAGGCGGTAGGATTAACTCGTTACCTTCCAATTGACAATCCCCAAAGCCTGGTGGACGTAGTTGTAGAAAAACCAAAAGCAACGGGTCGTGACATTTTGGTCAAAGTTGCGGCCATATCGGTCAATCCTGTTGATACAAAGGTACGAGCTCCTAAGGAAAGAGTTGAGGAAGTTCCTAAAATTCTAGGTTGGGATGTAGCAGGAGTCGTCGAAGAGACAGGCCCGGATTGTTCATTGTTTCGTCCGGGAGATGAAGTTTTTTATGCTGGCAGTATTGCACGACAAGGCGGAAACAGTGAATACCATCTGGTCGATGAACGAATCGTTGGGCGCAAACCTGTTTCCTTAAGTTTTGTGGAAGCCGCAGCTCTTCCTCTAACCTCCATTACAGCTTGGGAAGCGTTATTTACCCGAATGTCTATTTCCCAAGATCCGGGCCCTAACAAAGGAAAGGCTCTGCTGATCATTGGTGCAGCCGGGGGTGTAGGTTCCATTGCCACTCAGCTTGCAAAACAAGCGGGGCTTACCGTAATCGGGACTGCTTCCCGATCGGAAACTGTTAGCTGGGTTAAATCAATGGGAGCGGACTATACCATTAATCACCATGACCCGCTCCTTCCACAACTTGAAGCAATTGGATTTACAAACGTTCCGTACATTTTTTGCCTGAATGCTTTGGAAAAACACTGGGCCGGTATTAGCGAAGCTATCTCTCCGCAAGGAGTTGTGTGCGCAATTGATGATCCAACCTCTCCGCTGGACCTCAAATTGCTTAAGCAAAAAAGCGTCACCTTCGTGTGGGAGTTTATGTTTACTCGCCCTGTTTACGAAACAGATGATATGATTGAGCAGCATCTATTGCTTAATCGTATTGCTGATGCTGTGGACCATCAAAAATTAAAGACAACACTGGCCGAAGTCCTTGGACCGATCTCAGCAGAAAATGTCCGTCAAGCCCACAAATTTTTGGAGAGCAATAGGACGATTGGTAAAATTGTACTAGAAGGTTTTGTTTAA
- the rlmH gene encoding 23S rRNA (pseudouridine(1915)-N(3))-methyltransferase RlmH: MNISIITVGKLKEKYLKQGIEEYLKRLSAYAKVEVIEVPDEKAPEVLSHSEMEQVKKKEGERILAKISQDTHVIALAIKGKMMTSEDLADSLDKLATYGKSKIAFIIGGSLGLSNEVLKRADDDLSFSKMTFPHQLMRLILVEQVYRAFRINRGEPYHK, encoded by the coding sequence GTGAATATCTCTATCATTACAGTAGGAAAATTAAAAGAAAAATATTTAAAGCAAGGAATTGAAGAATACCTAAAACGTTTATCTGCTTATGCAAAAGTGGAAGTGATTGAAGTGCCGGACGAAAAAGCTCCGGAGGTTCTGAGTCATTCTGAAATGGAGCAGGTAAAGAAAAAAGAAGGGGAGCGGATCCTTGCAAAAATTAGCCAGGATACACATGTCATTGCTCTCGCGATAAAAGGAAAAATGATGACATCAGAAGATCTGGCTGATTCGCTGGACAAGCTTGCTACATACGGAAAAAGCAAAATCGCATTTATTATCGGCGGCTCCCTGGGACTAAGCAACGAGGTCTTAAAAAGGGCAGATGATGACCTTTCTTTTTCAAAAATGACCTTCCCACATCAGCTCATGAGACTGATTTTGGTGGAGCAGGTGTATCGGGCTTTTAGGATTAATAGGGGTGAACCGTATCATAAGTAA